A genomic window from Candidatus Pelagisphaera phototrophica includes:
- the miaB gene encoding tRNA (N6-isopentenyl adenosine(37)-C2)-methylthiotransferase MiaB → MNRVYIKTYGCQMNERDSEQVASSLRDRGYSMVDNEFDADVVLLNTCSVRDQAEQKAIGKAGYLAKRKRSNPNFMIGVLGCMAQNRGSELVDRLPDLDLIVGTQKFHAVPDHVDQLIKSYAAQGPRPTTILDLEEEEGSQNTIKDHLPKKDQVCAFVSIMQGCNMNCAYCIVPKTRGRERARPMDQIVEEVHELAEQGVKEITLLGQIVTSYGRRDFPVVGGKSPFVQLIERINDIEGIDRIRFTSPHPRGFKQDLVEAYRDVPKLCEYVHLPLQAGCNKTLRAMNRPYTKERYREIVDSLRAVVPDMYFSTDIIVGFPGETEEDFDESAVFFEDIGFDMSYIFKYSIRTGTPAETMEDQVSTEEKERRNHVLLDILAKRSLWRNEQLVGTVQEVLVEGPAKKGYKFVGKTRGYRNSIFDGDDRLIGQLVQMKVDRATASTIYGDLVLAGVDTI, encoded by the coding sequence ATGAATCGCGTTTATATCAAAACTTACGGCTGTCAGATGAATGAGCGGGACAGCGAGCAAGTCGCTTCGTCCCTACGAGATCGTGGCTATTCGATGGTAGATAACGAGTTTGATGCGGATGTAGTCTTGCTTAATACCTGTAGCGTCCGTGATCAGGCAGAGCAGAAAGCCATCGGAAAAGCCGGTTACCTGGCGAAGCGAAAGCGTTCGAACCCGAATTTTATGATTGGTGTCTTGGGTTGCATGGCTCAAAACCGTGGGTCTGAGCTCGTTGACCGATTGCCTGATTTGGATTTGATCGTGGGGACGCAGAAGTTTCATGCGGTTCCCGATCATGTGGATCAGCTGATTAAGAGCTACGCGGCTCAGGGACCTAGGCCTACCACCATTTTGGATTTGGAGGAGGAGGAAGGTTCCCAGAATACAATCAAGGACCACCTACCCAAAAAGGACCAGGTCTGCGCGTTCGTTTCAATTATGCAGGGCTGCAATATGAACTGTGCGTACTGCATAGTTCCAAAGACCCGTGGCCGCGAGCGTGCTCGCCCGATGGACCAGATTGTAGAAGAGGTGCATGAGCTGGCCGAGCAAGGGGTCAAGGAAATCACTTTGCTTGGGCAAATAGTGACAAGTTATGGGCGGCGCGATTTTCCTGTTGTTGGAGGGAAGTCGCCGTTTGTTCAATTAATCGAGAGGATAAACGACATTGAAGGAATCGATCGGATTCGTTTCACCTCACCTCACCCGCGTGGATTCAAGCAGGATTTGGTCGAGGCCTACCGGGATGTGCCGAAGTTGTGTGAATACGTCCACTTACCCCTGCAAGCTGGCTGCAACAAGACCCTTCGGGCGATGAACCGGCCCTACACCAAGGAACGTTACCGTGAAATTGTGGACTCATTACGCGCGGTGGTTCCTGATATGTACTTTTCTACGGACATCATTGTGGGGTTCCCTGGCGAAACGGAGGAGGATTTTGATGAATCGGCCGTTTTTTTCGAGGATATTGGATTCGATATGTCCTATATTTTCAAATACAGTATTCGAACTGGCACTCCTGCGGAAACCATGGAGGACCAGGTTTCGACTGAAGAGAAGGAACGGCGTAATCACGTCCTTCTCGACATACTGGCTAAGCGGTCGCTGTGGCGCAACGAACAGCTTGTAGGCACGGTCCAAGAGGTTCTTGTGGAAGGCCCTGCCAAGAAGGGGTACAAGTTTGTCGGGAAGACTCGAGGCTATCGTAATTCCATTTTCGATGGGGATGATCGGCTGATCGGCCAATTGGTCCAAATGAAAGTGGACCGGGCTACCGCAAGCACTATTTATGGTGATCTTGTTTTAGCCGGAGTGGATACAATTTGA
- the cmoA gene encoding carboxy-S-adenosyl-L-methionine synthase CmoA: MKEKDARKDRIYADPLSKVGGFVFDESVAHVFDDMIRRSVPCYAMTLSLMPLIAQRYAQKNSTIYDLGCSLGAGLAAIARSLPKGTSLVGVDNSQSMLNRCQINLQDAIPEKKWSLKCSDILDLDITNASVVILNFTLQFIPLESRLPLLSRIAKGLEPGGVLLLSEKIRFEDENTQQGLTDLHHDFKKANGYSDLEVSQKRAAIENVLIPESIQEHRERLNQAGFDHSEVWLQCFNFASLLAIKASD; the protein is encoded by the coding sequence GTGAAAGAAAAAGACGCCCGCAAAGACCGAATCTACGCTGATCCTTTGTCAAAAGTCGGCGGCTTTGTTTTTGACGAGTCTGTAGCCCACGTTTTTGACGACATGATCCGAAGATCCGTCCCTTGCTATGCGATGACGCTATCATTGATGCCGCTCATCGCACAACGCTACGCACAAAAGAACAGCACCATCTACGACCTTGGTTGCTCTCTCGGAGCAGGATTGGCGGCGATTGCTAGAAGTCTTCCAAAGGGAACATCTCTGGTTGGCGTAGACAATTCCCAGTCCATGCTGAATCGCTGCCAAATCAATCTGCAAGACGCTATTCCAGAAAAAAAATGGTCGCTTAAATGTAGCGACATATTGGATTTGGATATCACAAACGCCAGCGTCGTAATCCTAAACTTCACGCTCCAATTTATCCCGCTCGAAAGCCGGTTACCCCTCTTGAGTAGAATCGCAAAGGGCCTGGAGCCGGGTGGCGTATTACTCTTGTCAGAAAAAATTCGCTTCGAAGACGAGAATACTCAGCAGGGCCTAACCGACCTCCACCACGATTTCAAAAAAGCAAATGGCTACAGCGATTTAGAGGTTAGCCAAAAGCGGGCCGCCATAGAAAATGTGCTTATTCCAGAATCGATCCAAGAGCACAGGGAACGCCTAAACCAGGCAGGATTCGACCACAGCGAAGTCTGGCTTCAGTGCTTCAATTTTGCATCGCTCCTTGCGATCAAGGCTTCTGACTAA
- the cmoB gene encoding tRNA 5-methoxyuridine(34)/uridine 5-oxyacetic acid(34) synthase CmoB — protein sequence MFESNFNPLYEVIADTDLGPWLDRLPQQVKNRFDHSGNGHLPLWRDALHSMPEANPSFLDLKSNAIAIGKSSDLSNSQAKRLRQNLMAFHPWRKGPWNYFGIDIDTEWRSDLKWNRIKQSISPLKDRLVLDVGSGNGYYSYRIAGEEAKLALGADPFLLYVLQSLLARRYLPSSCPAFVVPLGVEILPSNLPFFDTVLSMGVLYHRRSPLDHLLELRGLLHENGELVLETLVIDGDEGQTLLPKGRYAKMRNTWLIPSCLALERWLERCGFQNIRLANLSTTTSEEQRSTDWMTFDSLDTFLNSEDSSKTIEGYPAPKRAIFIATR from the coding sequence ATGTTCGAATCGAACTTTAATCCTCTGTACGAGGTCATCGCCGACACCGACCTAGGACCCTGGCTGGATCGGTTACCTCAGCAAGTTAAGAACCGCTTTGATCATTCAGGCAATGGACACTTGCCTCTGTGGCGGGACGCCTTGCACTCAATGCCAGAGGCAAACCCAAGCTTCTTAGACCTAAAGTCCAACGCTATCGCGATTGGCAAGTCGAGCGATCTCTCTAACAGTCAAGCGAAGCGATTGCGGCAGAATCTTATGGCCTTCCATCCATGGCGAAAGGGCCCTTGGAACTACTTTGGGATAGATATTGATACCGAATGGCGCTCCGACTTGAAATGGAACCGGATCAAGCAATCGATCAGCCCTCTAAAAGATCGGCTCGTGTTGGATGTGGGTAGTGGCAACGGCTACTATAGTTACCGAATCGCGGGTGAGGAAGCAAAACTGGCTCTGGGAGCCGACCCGTTTCTGCTATACGTCCTCCAGTCGCTATTGGCCCGGCGCTACCTCCCATCTAGCTGCCCAGCGTTTGTCGTTCCCCTCGGAGTAGAAATTCTACCCTCCAATCTACCTTTCTTCGATACGGTACTGTCAATGGGGGTTCTCTATCACCGGAGATCTCCCCTCGACCATTTACTCGAGTTAAGAGGCCTTCTACACGAAAACGGAGAACTCGTCTTGGAAACACTCGTGATCGATGGCGATGAGGGACAAACTCTGCTTCCTAAAGGGCGCTACGCCAAAATGAGAAACACTTGGCTCATACCCTCCTGTCTCGCGCTCGAGCGTTGGCTGGAGCGATGCGGTTTCCAAAACATCCGACTGGCGAACCTGTCAACAACGACCTCTGAGGAACAGAGGAGCACAGATTGGATGACCTTTGATTCGCTGGATACTTTTTTAAACTCCGAAGACTCTTCCAAGACGATCGAAGGGTATCCCGCACCTAAACGGGCTATCTTTATAGCCACCCGCTAA
- a CDS encoding TRAP transporter substrate-binding protein, producing the protein MIRFLPSLLAALILLFGCSGPTSSESGSSQPSGRKIRIEVASFIPLSVNVLGEQLTHIAEELEAISGGNVELEIFEPGALVGALEILDAVSGGKVDAGYGASGFWAGKLSAAPLFCSIPFGPDNSEFLSWLYQGNGMKLYQEMYDTSGFDVKVLVCAMLPPETSGWFASEIKSADDLKDLKMRFFGLGGVVMGKLGVSVSVLPGGEIFPALEKGVIDATEYSLPSIDESQGFHKLVNFNYFPGWHQQATTHELIFNKQFWNRLTPTQQAQIESACKSSIVHSIAYSEALQSAALKRNIERGVNVKTWSPEMLELYKATWKEVAAEESAKNPFFKKVWEDLTAFREDYATWADRAFLK; encoded by the coding sequence ATGATTCGTTTCCTGCCAAGTTTATTAGCCGCGTTGATTTTACTTTTCGGGTGCTCAGGCCCGACATCGAGTGAGTCTGGTTCGAGCCAGCCGTCGGGACGCAAAATTCGCATTGAGGTCGCTTCTTTCATACCCCTCTCGGTCAATGTCCTAGGTGAGCAGCTCACCCATATCGCAGAGGAGCTGGAAGCCATCAGCGGTGGCAATGTCGAGCTGGAAATCTTCGAACCAGGCGCACTTGTAGGAGCCTTGGAAATCCTGGACGCCGTATCGGGCGGAAAAGTGGACGCTGGATATGGCGCTTCTGGCTTTTGGGCCGGAAAACTCTCCGCCGCCCCTCTTTTTTGCTCGATACCATTTGGACCAGACAATTCGGAGTTTCTGTCCTGGCTCTACCAGGGTAACGGCATGAAACTGTACCAGGAGATGTACGACACATCTGGCTTCGATGTCAAAGTCCTTGTTTGCGCAATGCTTCCACCCGAAACCAGTGGGTGGTTCGCGAGCGAGATAAAATCTGCCGACGACTTGAAGGATTTAAAAATGCGATTCTTTGGCCTCGGCGGAGTCGTCATGGGAAAGCTAGGCGTATCAGTTTCGGTACTACCAGGCGGCGAGATCTTTCCTGCACTTGAGAAGGGGGTGATCGACGCAACCGAGTACTCCCTCCCGTCCATCGACGAAAGCCAAGGGTTTCACAAGCTCGTCAATTTCAACTACTTTCCCGGTTGGCACCAACAGGCAACGACCCACGAACTCATCTTCAACAAGCAATTCTGGAATAGGCTGACGCCCACTCAACAAGCTCAAATTGAATCAGCTTGTAAATCGAGTATCGTCCATTCCATTGCATATAGTGAGGCCTTACAGTCGGCAGCTCTAAAGAGAAATATAGAACGCGGCGTGAACGTGAAAACCTGGTCTCCTGAAATGCTAGAACTCTACAAAGCCACTTGGAAAGAAGTGGCAGCAGAAGAGTCTGCAAAGAATCCGTTTTTCAAAAAGGTCTGGGAAGACTTGACGGCTTTTCGAGAAGACTACGCAACTTGGGCGGATCGGGCCTTCTTGAAATAG
- a CDS encoding TRAP transporter small permease subunit: MNSFASRIENIVTAIGKVVSWSIAVLLVAIVFQVLMRYALGLTNTMLEDSLWYLFAITLTLGLSYTMTHDGHVRVDFLYQHYSPKTKSIVDVLGIALFVIPLYAFLLWHGWDYTKNSMSINESSPNPSGMPWLWVVKGLLPLSSLLLLIESVARIVLIFNNRRTLSTEVHGS; this comes from the coding sequence ATGAACTCCTTCGCAAGCCGTATTGAAAATATCGTAACAGCAATCGGAAAAGTAGTTTCATGGTCAATAGCGGTACTGTTGGTAGCTATCGTATTTCAAGTCTTGATGCGATATGCGCTTGGACTGACTAACACCATGCTGGAGGATTCGCTCTGGTACCTCTTTGCCATAACCCTGACCCTAGGGTTGTCCTATACAATGACACACGACGGTCACGTTCGAGTGGATTTTCTCTATCAGCACTATTCCCCCAAAACGAAGTCCATTGTCGATGTCTTAGGGATCGCCCTTTTTGTCATTCCGTTGTACGCGTTTCTTTTGTGGCACGGATGGGACTACACCAAAAATTCGATGTCTATCAATGAAAGCTCCCCCAACCCAAGTGGAATGCCTTGGCTATGGGTAGTAAAGGGACTCCTACCCTTGAGCAGCTTGCTCCTCTTAATCGAATCAGTAGCTCGAATCGTTCTCATTTTCAACAACCGGCGAACCCTTTCAACCGAAGTACATGGATCCTAG